One genomic segment of Ctenopharyngodon idella isolate HZGC_01 chromosome 7, HZGC01, whole genome shotgun sequence includes these proteins:
- the zgc:194252 gene encoding CLECT domain-containing protein translates to MKASVTVLLFLSLFRLKLSVYRFHFYVNEIMSWQDAQTHCRLHYYDLSTVKSKDLQKLSNNPLIKEDYFWIGLERDSQDVNKWRWSEGGEATITFWDDKEPNNDHEKCGAVNKNTYKLCDGDCSEHLGFYCMTVFELILVQQESTWEEALEYCRQNHINLAIINSDDIMEEAQINSTAANTDDVWTGLRFLAGHWFWVNGEDLDYKVWSADGELQCPAMNQRCGVYDRTQNVWKPTDCERRLNFLCVDKGYDRGNY, encoded by the coding sequence ATGAAGGCTTCTGTAACTGTGCTGCTCTTTTTGAGTCTCTTTAGGCTGAAACTCAGCGTCTACAGATTTCACTTTTACGTGAATGAGATTATGTCCTGGCAAGACGCACAGACGCATTGCAGACTGCACTATTATGACTTGTCCACTGTCAAAAGTAAAGATTTACAGAAGCTCTCTAACAATCCCCTGATTAAAGAGGATTATTTTTGGATTGGACTTGAGAGAGACAGTCAAGACGTTAACAAGTGGAGGTGGTCCGAAGGCGGGGAGGCGACGATTACGTTTTGGGACGATAAAGAACCAAATAATGATCATGAAAAATGTGGCGCTGtcaataaaaacacatataaatTGTGTGACGGCGACTGCTCTGAGCATCTAGGATTTTATTGCATGACGGTCTTTGAGCTGATCCTGGTGCAGCAGGAAAGCACATGGGAAGAGGCCTTGGAATACTGCAGACAAAACCACATCAACCTGGCCATAATAAACTCAGATGACATTATGGAAGAAGCACAGATTAATAGCACAGCAGCCAATACAGATGATGTGTGGACCGGACTGCGCTTTCTAGCTGGTCACTGGTTCTGGGTAAATGGAGAAGATCTCGACTATAAGGTCTGGTCTGCAGATGGAGAGCTCCAGTGTCCTGCCATGAATCAGCGCTGTGGAGTTTATGATCGAACACAGAACGTTTGGAAACCCACAGACTGTGAGCGGAGACTCAACTTTCTCTGCGTCGACAAGGGATACGATAGAGGAAactattaa